The genomic stretch TAGTCCTTGTCACATgtggaagtgaaagaaaataatggatcTGAACACAGAACTGTGATTATTAGAGGCTGAGAAGGGAAGCAGCTAGGGATAGAAGGGGATTGGATAATAGGTAACAaaatacaaagaggcagaaggaacTTCTGGTGTTCCATAATATAATGAGATGACTACATTCAACCGTATTAGGTTCtgtgtaaagaactggaagagaggagctggtagtctCAAATCATGGAGAAGAATTAAACTGTAGttgcttgggggccagcattgtggcacagtgggctaacaccctggcctgaagcaccagcatcccacgtgggcaccagttctagtcctggcagctcctcttccaatccaactctctgctatggcctgggaaagcagtagaagatggcccaagtccttgggtccctgaacccaagtgggagacctggaagaagctcctggttcctggcatcagattggcacagctccagccattgcagccatctgggggagtgaaccagcagaggaagacctctctctctctctgctgctacttctctttgtaactctgtctttcaaataaatcaatctttaaaaaaattgataaaactgtAGTTGCTTAGCTTTATCAGTTTCTACTGTGTAAATGTGTGCAAATACTGCACTACACCCTGTAATAATGTCTGACTAGTACACACTGatcacaaattatttaaataaaattttaaaaaccagaagcatttctttatattaacaatgaactatttgaaaatgaaattagaaaaatatttccatgCATAACAGCATAAGAACCAGGATCCAATGTCTTCAGTGTTATCAGTGATGAATCAGATTCACAGCCCTCAGCACTCAGCTTTTGCCATAGACCTTACCATGGCAATTGTGGGCATGTAATAGTAAACCAATGGACAGGAACACTTTGTCTCtaaatctgttaaataaataaacaagggattcatcaaagaaaaagagataccaATTTGGATGCCAGGTCACAAAAACAcatgcacttgagctatcctccactttGTGATGCTAACAATTCTTTCAGACATGTTACATTTTCAGAGACTTTTCTGTAATCTTGCTAAGCTTCCTGGAAATCTGCCTTACAGCAAAGGGTTTCCCAATTCCATTAcactcatgatttttcttttgtgtgaattATTAGTTTACCATCTAGAGATTATTTATGGTACAAAACTTTTCTATGCAtgcatgttttctcatttgtgagtCTGTTCATGGGAATTGAAGACTGATTTATAGCAGAAATACTTTTTCCAAAGTCATTGCATGGAATTTTGTTCCTTATGAATCCTCTGAAGTCTGTTGATGTCTAATTTCTGGCTAGAGGTTTTATCATATTTACAGCATGCAAAGAATATTACCTTTTGTGAATTCTATATCTATACAagcctgaaataaagaaaaggttTTTACACAATCATTATACTCCTAAGAAACCACCTGTGTCAATTCTCTGATGTACCATTGACTTCTGACAATCTTTTCacactaataatatttataagcTTTCTCACTTACATGAGTCTGTTAGATAGGATGTGATTTCCAGCAAAAGGTTTTGTCACAATACTtacatgaattttggggaaaagctCTTCCACCTTCATTATATTGTTAAGGTCTCTCCCTTGTTCAAACTCCATGATGGATTATGAGGCATTACTTATGTGAAATGGCTTTctcacatttatttcattcattagatATATATGTTGTGCATTCTAAGGAGAGATTTGGGCAGAGCTTTCCAACACTCATTACATCCATTATGTTTCTCTCCCATGTGAATTCCCTGTTGTCTTATGAGGTATGGCTTCTAATTAAAGGGATTTTACTTTCAAAGGGGTTTTTCCCTATATGAATTTGATGATGTACAATGAGGGCTGAATTATGGTAAAAGGCTctgagtcattacattcataaaatttctcCCCATGAGAATTCTTTTATGTTTGATGAGGTCTGATTTGCACCACAAAGGCTTATTCACATTTATTACATTCATGCATTTCTCCCCTTCTCTAATATTTCATGAGATATAACTTGTACAAAAAGGTCATATAGAAaattccctgtgtgaattctctgatatcTTATGAGTTATGAATTACAGCAAAAAGGCTTTCCACCTTCCTTACATCATAAAACCTTCCTAAATTAAGCAACACAGATATAGGAAAACTAAACACACCCACAACCAGATGGAAATgatatcagtaataaagaccctcgccacaaagaaaattcaaggactggatggcttcactgctgaattctgacagacatttaaagaagaactaactgcaattcttctcaagttattcaaaacaattgagagagaggtgattctcccaaattctttctatgaagccagcatcaccttcattcctaaacctgaaaaaagtgcaacagagaaagtaattatagaccaatttccctggtgaacatacatgcaaagatctgcaaaaaaaaattctggccaattgaatccaacaatgcatcagaaagatcatccacccagaccaagtgggatttatccttcgTATGCAAGGATGggaccaaaggcttttccacagtcatttcatttataagctttctccatggtgtgacttctctgatgcgttctgaggtttgacttctggccaaagattttcccacagtcactgcattcataaggtttctcccctgtgtgacttctctgatgatttgtGAGTGCTGATTTCTggctaaaggcttttccacagtcattgcattcataaggtttctcccctgtgtgaattctctgatgatttatgaggtttgacttctggccaaaggtttttccacagtcactgcattcataaggtttctcccctgtgtgacttctctgatgcgttctgaggtttgacttctcgccaaaagcttttccacaatgattacattcataaggcttatcccctgtgtgacttctctgatgctttctgaggtgtgacttccggccaaaggcttttccacagtcattgcactcataaggcctctcccctgtgtgacttctctgatgctttctgaggtttgacttctggccaaaggcttttccacagtcattgcactcataaggcctctcccctgtgtgacttctctgatgatttatgaggatTGACTtccggccaaaggcttttccacagtcattgcattcataaggcttctcccctgtgtgacttctctgatgaattttgagttgtgacttctggccaaaggcttttccacagtcattgcactcataaggcttatcccctgtgtgacttctctgatgctttctgaggtttctcttctggccaaaggcttttccacagtcattgcattcataaggcttctcccctgtgtgacttctctgatgaattttgagttgtgacttctggccaaaggcttttccacagtcattgcattcataaggtttctcccctgtgtgaattctctgatgatttatgaggtttgacttctggccaaaggtttctccacagtcattgcattcataaggtttctcccctgtgtgacttctccgatgatttgtgagtgttgatttctggccaaaggcttttccacagtcattgcattcataacgtttctcccctgtgtgaattctctgatgatttatgaggatTGACTtccggccaaaggcttttccacagtcattgcattcataaggcttctcccctgtgtgacttctctgatgaattttgagttgtgacttctggccaaaggcttttccacagtcattgcactcataaggcttatcccctgtgtgacttctctgatgctttctgaggtttgtcttctggccaaaggcttttccacagtcattgcactcataaggcttctcccctgtgtgacttctctgatgaattttgagttgtgacttctggccaaaggcttttccacagtcattgcattcataaggtttctcccctgtgtgaattctctgatgatttatgaggtttgacttctggccaaaggtttctccacagtcattgcattcataaggtttctcccctgtgtgacttctccgATGATTTCTGAGTGTTgatttctggccaaaggcttttccacagtcattgcattcataacgtttctcccctgtgtgaattctctgatgatttatgaggtgtgaCTTATGGCCAAAGAActtcccacagtcattacatttataagatttcaaccctgtgtgaattctctgatgtctaaTGAGAGCTGACTTCTGGTGAGTGGTTTCTCTACAATCATTACACACATGAGGGTTTTCCACTATATGAGTGCTGTGATGGAGGGGATGGCAGAATTTATTACTGAATGACTTCCCACAAGTTTTACATGCATACGATTTCTTCTCTATATTTGGTCTATGATTCATTCTAACATATGATTGGTAAATGACAGGTTCCACAGGCCCAATATATTTATAAACGTTCTCTCTTTTGGGACTTTGTTGATGTATACTGAGGTTAGACTTTTTATGGAAATCTTGTAGTATTTGAGTTGTCTTGCCAATAGTGGCAGTTGGCTTATTACAGGTTTCTACCATAAAAAGCTTCTCAGATTCATAGAatatattcttccttttgaagACTTTCCCTTGTCCAATTTGTTCAAGTGCCTGCTCCATGGTCTGAATTTTGTGCTGTTCATTAAgaggctcacagaactggagagtGTTCCCAGGTACCATAGTAgcatcaaatttctctccagcttgTAGCTGATCAGGCCCACAATGGGGATACACATTCTGACATATACTACATTCTTCAGGTTTTATTCCTGAATAGTTTCTCTTTTTGATACTCAGTTTTGGAATATGGCTTATACTTAAATTAAGTGTTTTTCTGAATTCAACTCTCTTGGGAGTTAAtgtgttattatttttcataacattctGATTCAGATTTTTCTCCAGACTTTTCTGGTTGGTCTTAATCAGTTCATCCAGTTTCATGGCAactgaagtgagaaaaaaaatgtcactgaATCAAATATAATTGCTTCTCCTAGCATACTCAtgtaaaaggaatgaagttaCTTGTATTTAAGAGGGATAAGATGTTAGGAAAAGTTCtgcattggtgcctcctcacatagGGCACCAAaaagttaggaaaagagttgtagAATAGAGGAGACAGTGTatcaatttacagccagaccgaatttattcagagaaaattaatccacagaggtgggtgactAACTGGCTGTGTGTACAAGATGGAGcaggtggcagaaggccccaactCCCAGGGGCTAGACCTTTATAAGGAGGGCTAAGGCTGGGcatgggggtagggggcagcagtggaggggaattccaggaactgggtggggggtcttgggaacctggaaaataatgcagggtggggtatgaaggcaataggctgtgagacccaactgagtttcaagggcaaggaatacattccaaagtttataTCCTTTgagcaatgagggagaatggctcaGGCTCATATGCTCATTCcatcataaaattttaacaaaatgattagaagatacatatttatgaatatacagGTTTTCtccataatacattaatatattaaattgtatCCATAGATTTTCCAATGTTCATCCATGATCCTGTTTACtaacagaatttttttcaagtatgaTTGAGTGGTTTTTGTGGTAAGATctcttaagtcactgcttgagatgcctgtatctcaaAACAGTGCCAGTTTAAGCcgaggctactctgcttccaatacagctctgggATAATAtatactgggaagcagcagataatggttcatgtgcttgggaccctgtgatAGAGATGAGTAGgtgaaattccaggcttctggcttcagattagtcatAACTGTTGCtagtatttggggagttaaatagaaaatatatttctcactgtttctccctctttctactttcacaaaaatgaataagACTTCACAGAATggactaatatttaataaatatattcatctgTAATCTAGAAACCAATTTTTCcctgtccatttttaaatgtatttttatttatttatttatttgtcagagttagacagagacagagacaaagatcttccttccattggctcacccctcaaatggcaaaTACggttggaactatgccaatccaaagccaggagccagttgcttcctccttatctcctttgtaggtgcaggggcccaagcatttgggccatcctccactgccctcctgggccacagcagaaagctggactggaagaggagcaactgggactagaacccagggcccatatgggatgccggcactgcagggggaggattaaccaagtgagccacagtgcaagcccctttttcaattttagaaaaattgtgggttttatacttctgtgatatttcaaccataaataTGGGAGTTTTACTAGATCATTTCCTTGAAGGTAAAGAGTGAAATGTGTCTATACTCTAAGAAGGATCACATTCATGGGACAAGATTTGAATATGTGGTTGTCTCatgttctgtcttcccagggaaacagcatttgtgaaatttttctaatgaaattctCTGTTTTATCTGCACTCTTACAGTTTCCCCATATTTCTAAGGAAACCTGACATCCTCAGCTTCTTTGAACTGCAACAGTTACAGAAAGTCCCAATATACCACCTTGgctatacattcccaccagtttaaataatttgtttctgcaaTCCAGAGTCTGCTCAATtattgaaaattgatttctaaCTCATTGTGCAGACGTCAGCCCTGGTTACCTCCTCTTGTTTCTTTCTATAAACACTCCTCtgtgataatttgagtttctggaGGTTTTTCATCAGTTGTTGATTTTCACataaaacttcatttcctttgccttTACCAGAGATACTGATCTCCATAGA from Lepus europaeus isolate LE1 chromosome 18, mLepTim1.pri, whole genome shotgun sequence encodes the following:
- the LOC133747153 gene encoding zinc finger protein 84-like; the protein is MIAFEDLAVYFTWEEWQNMNQAQKILYRDVMLETYSSLFSLRYCMTKPDLIFKLEQGAEPWMGEECLHQSLPVAMKLDELIKTNQKSLEKNLNQNVMKNNNTLTPKRVEFRKTLNLSISHIPKLSIKKRNYSGIKPEECSICQNVYPHCGPDQLQAGEKFDATMVPGNTLQFCEPLNEQHKIQTMEQALEQIGQGKVFKRKNIFYESEKLFMVETCNKPTATIGKTTQILQDFHKKSNLSIHQQSPKRENVYKYIGPVEPVIYQSYVRMNHRPNIEKKSYACKTCGKSFSNKFCHPLHHSTHIVENPHVCNDCRETTHQKSALIRHQRIHTGLKSYKCNDCGKFFGHKSHLINHQRIHTGEKRYECNDCGKAFGQKSTLRNHRRSHTGEKPYECNDCGETFGQKSNLINHQRIHTGEKPYECNDCGKAFGQKSQLKIHQRSHTGEKPYECNDCGKAFGQKTNLRKHQRSHTGDKPYECNDCGKAFGQKSQLKIHQRSHTGEKPYECNDCGKAFGRKSILINHQRIHTGEKRYECNDCGKAFGQKSTLTNHRRSHTGEKPYECNDCGETFGQKSNLINHQRIHTGEKPYECNDCGKAFGQKSQLKIHQRSHTGEKPYECNDCGKAFGQKRNLRKHQRSHTGDKPYECNDCGKAFGQKSQLKIHQRSHTGEKPYECNDCGKAFGRKSILINHQRSHTGERPYECNDCGKAFGQKSNLRKHQRSHTGERPYECNDCGKAFGRKSHLRKHQRSHTGDKPYECNHCGKAFGEKSNLRTHQRSHTGEKPYECSDCGKTFGQKSNLINHQRIHTGEKPYECNDCGKAFSQKSALTNHQRSHTGEKPYECSDCGKIFGQKSNLRTHQRSHTMEKAYK